A window of Halictus rubicundus isolate RS-2024b unplaced genomic scaffold, iyHalRubi1_principal scaffold0055, whole genome shotgun sequence contains these coding sequences:
- the LOC143363526 gene encoding uncharacterized protein LOC143363526, which produces MDQELDLNRLQNGVASRKPRTRENISRRKNIAKAQAEFDTGRLSLKELLSIFHHKDTIFKINTISALAGKYVFRILKLPHRIKIFFLQMKILMRKLLMLTVLPKQLIIL; this is translated from the exons ATGGATCAAGAATTAGATTTGAATCGTCTACAAAATGGTGTAGCATCTCGAAAACCACGTACTCGTGAAAATATTAGTCGAaggaaaaatattgctaaagcTCAAGCTGAATTTGATACTGGAAG ATTATCTCTAAAAGAGCTTTTAAGTATATTCCATCATAaagacacaatttttaaaatcaataCAATCAGTGCATTGGCAGGTAAATATGTATTTAGAATTCTAAAGCTACCGcatagaattaaaatattttttctacaGATGAAGATATTAATGAGGAAATTGCTGATGCTAACTGTTTTGCCGAAACAACTGATAATCCTATAG